CTGCCGGAAATCAGGACCCGAGTCGATGATGATGCTCTTACCATCTAGCTCGATGTGCACCGATACGCGCAGCCGTTTATCGCGGTAATCTACAGAACGGCAAACCTCGCAAGTGCACCCGATAACCGGTACGCCCTGCGAGGTGCCTGTGCCTAGTAATGTTATTTTCAATTGACGTTTTCCTGGTTGCAGATTTCGAGGTAGAGCTTTTTAGTTTTCTCACTCAAACGGCTCTCATCCACTGAAATAGTACGAAGTATATCATACAGGCAGTTGATCTTGCCCTCCAGGCTGTAATATTTGTTCACTACAGCTACTTTCATGTCTTTCAGCACACAGTAGCCGGCTTTAAAGCTGCCCTTCTCGTAGCGCAGCACAAAATCCGACTCTGCAAAAATATCCTCCAGCTTGCTTAAAAAAGGCCGCGTGTACTTTAACTCCATCTACTTGTTAATAGTATGCTTTTTAACAGTTTGCACTAACAGGTCGAAATCGAGCGGCTTAGGCAGGTAATCGTTGATGCCGGCCGCCTTGAAATCCTCCATGCTGTAGTTGTTGGCGTTGCCGGTAACAGCGATGATCGGAATCTGGGAGATCTCGGGCTTCTCGTGCGCGCGGATTTCTTTGGTGCAGTCCATTCCGTTCTTCACCGGTATGTTCAAGTCCATGAGGATGGCGTCAATCTTGTTGGATTCTACCTGCTTGATAACCTCACCACCATTCTTGGCTGTCAGAATCTTGTAGTTCTGCAGTTCCAGGATTTTTTTGGTCAGGTTCAGGATAACAGAGCTGTCCTCAGCAATCAAAATAGTCATACTTTCTGCCATGTGCTATGTGAATATAATTTCTTTGTAAGATTTTCTATAATGTTCGTATTGATCCTGCAGCTTAGAGAAGTTTTCGGTTACGTGCTCCAGGTTGTCTTTTTTGATATCGTGTTCCAGTTGCTTGGCAAGCTCGGCCAGCGGATTAATCCCCAAGGTGAAGCCGGTGCCTTTTAGCTGATGCAATGTACTTAAAATACCTTGGTAATGTTGTAAATCGAGTTCTTTTTTGGCTTCCGCAAGCAGTCCCGCCGCCTCTTCCTCAAACTCTTCATACAGCTGCTTTGTAAAATCCTCGCCGCCTATCTCCTTCAACTGCTCCACCACTGTCAGGTCAATGATCGGGGCTGATGGGGCAGGGGCCGCTTCGACTGCGGCTGGCTGCGGCAACTCATACCAATTGTCCTGCTGCCACTTGCTGATCATGGTGTGCAGGTCGGAGCTCTTCACCGGCTTCGACACATAATCGTCCATGCCCTGGCCCATGAACTTCTCGGCGTCGTCCTTCATCGAATAAGCCGTCATGGCCACGATAGGAGGGCAGCTTGTGCCAAGCTGTTCCTTGATGTGCTTCGTTGCCGTCACGCCGTCCATCTCCGGCATCTGGATGTCCATGAAGATGATATGGTACTTTTTGGTTGTA
Above is a window of Pontibacter akesuensis DNA encoding:
- a CDS encoding response regulator, translated to MAESMTILIAEDSSVILNLTKKILELQNYKILTAKNGGEVIKQVESNKIDAILMDLNIPVKNGMDCTKEIRAHEKPEISQIPIIAVTGNANNYSMEDFKAAGINDYLPKPLDFDLLVQTVKKHTINK